GCTAATAGGGGTATGGAGGGAACTATGCTGTCGGATTACGAGTTTAGCCTAAGAGGAAAAATTTTCTATAATAGTCAGGTTGTGAAAAAATTTAATGCAAAAATCTTAAATGCTGACGTGGATGTTGAGGAAGCAAAAAGGAAAGCGCTAAACAGAGCTTTGAACTACATTAAAAAGAAACTCGAAAAAATTGGTCTTGAAGCTATAAAATTTACTGAAAAAAGCAAGGCTAAGATAGCTCCGCCGACTTATGTTCATATACCGGTCTACGTGATGAATTATAGCTATGCTGGTAAACGGTATAAATTTCTAGCTGACGCCTCTGACTCTAGGATAATCTACGCTGAAATTCCTACGGGAAAAGTTTTCAGGATGATCTCGGCAGGAGCAGCATTTGCATCCTTAATCTTCGCCGGATTGGTGTTTTTGGTCGGCTTGGGACTCCGCGCTACATGCTTTGCAGCATATAGTGGTTTTATGATATTGCTTATTTCTGGTTTTATGTTTTACAAGGCTGCTACCGGAGTTATCGTAGTTAAGAAATACAAAGAAGAACAGGATATCGAAAAACAATTTACAGATTTTATAGTTAAGCATTTATAGCCTTAAAATATTATTTTCATCGCTAAGCAAATCAGCTGCTTAGCTAATATTTGCCTAGCGTAACTGTTGAGTTTTAGGTAAGTTTATATACTTGTTTGGATATTTTGGTATTTGTGGTGTATATGGAGAGGAAGGAGAGAATGTTGAGGAGTGGTGAAGTTGCTGAAATTCTTGGAGTTGATAGGCACACTGTTGTTAAGTGGATTAAGGAAAGAAAGATTAGAGCGGTAAGGCTTCCAAGTGGGAGATATAGAATTCCCGAGAGCGAGGTGAGGAAAATAATTGAAGGAGAAAGCGATTAAAGCATATAAGATTCCTATAAAAGCCCCGAAAGACCTAATGGAAGCATATTTTGAAGCGAAGAAGAGAGCTTTAAGAGAGGTGCTAAACCATGTTGCTTACTCTCAAACTGGAAAGGCTCACTTAAAATTCAAAGCTGATGATAGGAGGAGGCTGAGGAATGACCTACTAAAAGATTGGAGATACTCAAAGCATTACGTTGATTCAGCCATAAATTCGGTTATCGGGCTGGTTAAGGGATGGATAAAACTATACAATCGAGGAAAAGCGAAAACTAAGCCTGAAATTACTAAGAAAACCGTTTATATTAAGAATACCTTATTCAGCTATAAAAATGGGGTTCTTAAGATAAGTATCGAGCCTGGAAGAAGATACCTAGAAGTTGGGCTTCATTCGATGTTAACTTAACCAACATAACTGCTCTGGTTAATGGAAGAGTAGTTAGATATAACCTCAAGCAACTATACCATATTCATAGAGTTTATGAGATTAAGAGGAGGAAAATACAGAAACTATCTAAGCATAAGCCTAAAACAGCAAAAAGGTTAATGGAGAAGTATTCTAGGAGGGAGAGAAATAGAGTTAAAGATTTCATACATAAATTAACAACTAAGATAGCTGAGGAGTTAAGTGAGATAGAGAGTGGAGCGATACTTGAAAACCTAAAGAATATTAAGAGTGGA
This genomic window from Thermoproteales archaeon contains:
- a CDS encoding helix-turn-helix domain-containing protein yields the protein MVYMERKERMLRSGEVAEILGVDRHTVVKWIKERKIRAVRLPSGRYRIPESEVRKIIEGESD